The genomic stretch GCAGCCGGCGGGCGGGTTCCAGAAGCGCTCGAAGCCGGTCTGGGCGCGCGCGGCCGCTTGGTCCCAGGGCTCCGCCGGCTTCCCCAGCCGGCGAGCGAACGCGGCCATGGCGCGGAGCGCGTTGTACCAGAGCGCGTTGACCTCCACCGGCTTGCCGATCCGCGGCGTCACCACCCGCTCGCCGGCCTTCGCGTCCATCCAGGTGAGCTGGACACCCGGCTCGCCCGCCGCGAGCAGCCCGTCGGCGGGATCCACCTTGATGCCGTGGCGCGTGCCGTCCCGGTGCTGGCGGACGACGTCCTCGAGCAGGGGGAAGAGCTCCCGCAGGAGCGCGTCGTCGCCGCTCGCCGCGTGGTAGGCCCGGATCGCCTCCACGTACCAGAGCGTCGCGTCCGCCGTGTTGTACTCGGGCGCGCGGCCGGCGTCGGGGAACCGGTTCGGCAGCAGGCCGCGGTCCACGAAGCGCGCCCACGTCGTGAGGATGCGCCGCGCGACCTCGGCGCGTCCGGTCACGAGCGTGAGCCCGGCGAGCGCGATCATCGTGTCGCGCCCCCAGTCGCCGAACCAGGGATAGCCGGCGACGATCGTCGTCCCGTCGGCCTCGCCGGCCGACCGGGCCGCGCGCGCGACGACGAACTGATCGGCGGCGAGCACGAGCTGCGCGATCCACGCGGGCGCCTCCCGCGCGGCGGACCGGGCGCGCCGCCAACCGTCGAGCACGCGCGCCTCGTGGCCCTCGCGCCGCCGCCACGCCGCGTCGCCGTCGAGCGAGGGCGCGGCCTCCGCGGAGAGCACGAGCGTCAGCGCGGCGCCCGGCGCGAGCGACGCCGAGAGCGTGCCCGCGTGGAGATGATCGTCGCGCGACGGAAGTCCCCGCTCGCGCTCGCGCGGAAGCTCGTAGCCCTCGTACCACGAGTGCGCGGCCGTGGCCGTCGCGCCCTCGGCCAGGATCAGGAGCGGCCGGGCGCCCTCGAACGCGACGACGCCGAGCCCGTGCTTCACCGGCGTGACGGCCATCCGCCAGCCGGGCCCGCGCGTCACGGCGTGGAGGTCGCGGTGATTCACGAGCGCCTTGAGCTCGAGCGCGACGGGCACCCGCCCGCGGAGCAGGCGATAGCGCACGTAGGTCGTGTTCGCGCCCTGCTCCATCCACACGCGCTTCTCGACGAGCGCGTCGCCCACCGCGTAGACCCAGACGGGCGTGGTCCCGTCGAGATGGAAGCTCTCGATCTCGCGGAAGCCCTGCGGGTCGACCGCGCCGTCGGCCCAGCGGTTCGTGGCGAGCGCCCGGGCGACGCCGTCGTACACGGCGGTCTCGTCCAGCTTGGCGGCGAAGAGCGTCCGACCGAGCGGTGGGTGGAGGGCGGCGACGAGAAGACCGTGATAGCGCCGGGTGAGCGAGCCCGCCACGGTACCCGAGGCGAAGCCGCCGAGGCCGTTGGTGCAGAGCCACTCCCGGCGCTCGGCGAGGTCGAGCACGCCGGCGATCTCCCGCCCGAAGCGGATCATGCCTGGAGTCTAGCCGCGCGCGGGCGCCCGCGACAGGGCGTCAACGGGCGCTGGAGCCCGCTCCGACACTTTTGATGCGCGGCGCGGCGCGGGGGATTCACGCGAATCCCGGGCGGTGCCGTGCCCATCGCAACGGTGAGGAGGGAACGGCCATGACCGAGATTCTTGCCATGGTGCTGATCAGTGCGCTGATCTTCCTCCCGCTCGGACTCCGGACGTGGATCGACCGGAAGGAGTCGCGGGCCGAGAGGATCGGGGCGGAGATCCGGGCCGCCGTCAACCGCAAGCTGCACGGCGAGTCGCTCCTGTCTGTGCGGGTGACGCGCGAGGGCCTCTGGCACCCGGGCCGCGTCGTGCTGGACGCGCCGCGGGGCTACGAGGAGATCACCCAGGCCGTGTGGCCGACGGTGGTGAAGCGGCTCCCCGAGGACTACGAGCTCGTGGTGAAGACCGCGAGGGATCTCCCCCGCGCCGCCTGAGTTCGGGCTGGCGCCGCGGCGCCTGCTTGCCGTACATTCTTGCCATGCCGAGCATGGAAGAGTACGCTAGGCAGCCCGCCGCCGAGCGCCTCAAGCGCCTCGCGCGCACCCCGGACGAGCTCGCCGCCGCCATCCACGGTCAGAGCGAGACCAATCTCTCCCGCCGCCCCGACGCGAAGAACTGGGCGGCGAAGGAAGTGGTCTGCCACCTGCGCGACACCGAGGAGCTCTTCATGGGGCGGTTCGCGCTGGTCGCGGCGATGGACGACCCGAAGTTTCCCTCGCTGAATCCAGGGACCCCCGACCGCTGGGCCGAGGACCGTCAGTACCTGAGGAACGACGCCGCGGCGGCGCTCGACGCGTTCAGGAAGCGGCGGGAGGAATCGCTGGCGTATCTCGGGACGCTCGGGCCGGACGGCTGGAGGCGTGGCGGCATCCACCCGCAGCGCGGCCGCATGACGATCGACGACTTCGTCACGCTGATGGCGTGGCACGACGACAACCACCTCGACCAGCTCCAGCGCGCGCTCGCGGGGAAGGCCTAGCGGCCGGCGTTTGACGCGGAAGTTCGAGTTTCCCCGCGAGGGGACCCGCTTCCTTCTGTATCCGAAGCCGCGGATCGTGGCCGGCTTCGACAAGCCCCGGCTCGTTCACGTCGACGCGCGGCCCGGGAGCATCGGGCCCGGACCGTCCGGCCGGCGCCTCTACGTGGTGGACGCGTGGAACAAGCGGCCGTACCGCGACCCCGACACCGGCGCCTACGACTGGCGCCCGCCCTACCCCCGCCGCATGCGCGCGCTCGATCCGGTCAGGCCGAACGCGGAGGGCCACTTCGACTCGGTCGTCCCGCGCATCCGGGAGTTCTCGCAGGCGGCCTTGTACGCGTCGGTCGCCAGCGTGATGGCCATCTGGGAGCATTACCTCGGCCGTCGGCTCCGCTGGGGCACGCGCGGGCAGCGCCGCCTCGAGCTGATCCCGCGGGTGAAGAAGCTCGGCGCCAACGCGTGGTCCGGCGACGGCTACATCGAGTTTGGATTCGCCGGCCGCGATCCCGCGCAGCCGTACGCCGAGGACTTCGACGTGGTGGCTCACGAGGTGGGCCACCAGTTCCTGAAGCGCGTCATCGGCAAAGCGCCCGCGGACCGGCGCGAGTTCATGCGCAAGTCCCACGACGAGGCCGGGGCCGACCTCGTCTCGCTCGTCGCCGTCCTCCACTTCGACTACGTCGTCGAGCGCGTGCTCGCCGAGACGCGCGGCAAGCTCTACTCGGTCAACCTGGTCTCCGAGATCGGCCAGTATCGGAGGGGACGGAGCGGGCGCCGCCCGGGCCGGCTCTATTTTCACGACAAGACGCTGCGGGCCCCGGCCGTCAGGGCGGCGCGTAGACGCGGCGACAAGCACACCTACGCTCAGCCCTTCCTCGGCGCGGCGTTTGACGTCCTCGTCGAGATCTTCGAGGGCCATCTCGTCCGCCGCAGGTTGATCTCCGCCGAGCTCGCACGCAACTCGACGCACGCCAGGGCCGAGCGCGACCCCGCGATCCACCGCAAGTTCGCCGCGCGCTACCGCCTGAATCCCGACGGCTTCGGCGAGGCGCTCGTCGAGGCCGCGGCCGATTTCGCGCGCCTGCTGGCGCTCGCGTGGCAGAAGTCCCGGCGGACGGGCGCGACGTTCTCGACGGTCGCCGCCAATCTCGTCGCCGCCGACCGGCGGCTCCATCGCGGCCGACACCAGCAGGCCATCCGTCGCGCGTTCGGGCGCCGGCGGATCGTCGTGCGGGCACCGCGGCCGTGAGCGCGCGACTCCTCGTGATGGGCGCGGGGACGACGGCGGCGAGCAACCTGATCCGCGGCCTCCGGACGGGCGATCGCTCGCTCGTCATCGTGGGCTGCCACCCCGACCGCTTCGCCCTCGCGAAGTCCACGGCGGACCGCAACTATCTGACGCCCGCGGTGACCGATCGGGGTTTCCTCCGTGCGCTCGCGCGCGTCATTCGCCGGGAGCGCGTGGACCTCCTGATCCCGACGACCGATACCGAGGTCGCCGTCATCGCGCGGCACAGCGCCCGCGTCCCCTGCCGGACGTTCCTCCCCCGCCGCAGCGTCGTCGAGCTCTGTCAGGACAAGTACCGCCTGAACCGCCATCTCCGCGCCCGCGGCGTCCCCGCGCCTCTGACCTTTCCGGTCACCAGCCTCCGGACGCTCGGCCGCGCGTTCCGCCGCCTCCCGGTGCGCGGGCTCACGTGGTGCCGCATCCGGGTCGGGAGTGGGTCGATGGGCGCGATCCCGGTGCGGACGGTGGCCCAGGCGCGGAGCTGGATCGAGTACTGGCGCGACATGCGCGACGTCCCGGCGGCGGCGTTCACGCTGTCGGAGTACTTGCCGGGCCGGGACTTCTCGTGCCTGGCGCTCTGGAGGGAGGGGACACCGATCCTCGCGACGACGCTCGAGCGTCTCTCGTACGTCGCCAGCGGCGCGAACCCGAGCGGCATCTCGTCGGTCGCCCACCTCGCGAAGACCGTCTACGAGCCGCGGGTCGTCGAGACCTGCGCCCGCGCGGTCCGGGCGCTCGACCCGCGCGCGTCGGGAACGTTCAACTGCGACCTGCGCGAAAACGCGGACGGCACCGCGTGCATCACCGAGATCAACGCGGGACGCTTGCCGTCCGGCCTGCTCCTGCACGATCTCACCGGCAAGCACAGCGTCTCGGCGACGTTCGTCCGCCTGGCGCTCGGCGAGCCGGTCGAGCTGCGCGACGAGTACGACGCCGACGAGGGGTGGTACGGCGTGAGGGACCTCGACACTCCGATGGGCGTCTTCCATGTGGACGCGTTGTTCGATAGGATCCAGGACGCGCGCGGGTAGGGTGCCCGCCGGTCCCCGTCCCACTCACCCACAGAGGAGGCAACGCGATGCCATTCACGGGACCCCAGGTGAAGCGCGGTCGGAAGCGGCGGATCGTCATCGTGTTCCGCGGCCGGACGAAGAGCCCCGCCGTGAAGCAGCTCGCCAGGGCGGTGCAGCAGCTCGTGAAGAAGCACAATGCCCGGATCAAGAAGATCAAGAAGAAGAGGGGCTAGCGGCGCCCGCGCCGCGGGCGTCCCCGCGACGAGGAAGCCGCCGCGGGACCGTGTGCACCGCGTCGAGGTTGTCGGCGACCTCGACGCCCACGCCGCCGAGGAGCTCGCGCTGGAGGTCCGGCGGCTCGTGGAGCGCGCCGGGCGCGGGATCGCGGGCGTGCGCATCGTCGTCTCCGCGGCGAGCCGGAAGGGGCGGCGCCTAGCGTAGAGTCGCGAGCGCCGCCTCGACCTCGCCGAGCCAGAGCGTCATCCCCATCCGACGGAAGAGCGCCCCGGCGGCGCCGAGGTGTTCGCGCGCCGCGTCGCGGTCGCCGGTCGACTGCTGCAGCCGACCGAGCGCCGCGTGGCAGCGCGCGGCGAGCGGACGCATCGCGAGCTCGGTCGCCAGCCGCAACGCCTCGCCCAGACGCTCGCGCGCGACGTCGGCGGCGCGCGCCTCCGTGCGCAGCGCGATCTCGGCCTCGAGCCTCAGCGCCCACGCCTCGTGGCCTCGCTCCCGGTGCTCGCGAGCGAGCGCCAGGGCGCCGGTCGCGCTCCCGCTCGCCTCGCCGATCCGGCGCGCCAGGAGATAGGCCTCGCCCAGGCACGTCAGCAACGGAGCGCGCCCGCCGATGACCCGCATCGCCTGCGACTGCCTGGCAGCGTGCTCGAGGAGCGGCACGGCGTCGTCCACGCGTCCCGCGAGCACCAGCGCCTCACCCAGCGAGGCGGCGATGCGCGGGAGCCAGAGCGACAGGTGCCAGGTCCGGCAGAGCTCGAGGCCGGCTTCGAGGATCGGGATCGCCGCCCCGAGCTCACCGCGCCGGACGTGGACGCTGCCGATTCCCGCGTACGCGGTCGCGAGCGTGTACGGGTGGTCCACCGCGTGCGCGATCCGGACCGCCTCCTCCCCGCGCCGGATCGCCTCGTCGAACTCGCCGAGCTCGGCCAGACACCAGACGAGGTTGGTCCGTGCGTGGACCGACGGGACCAGGGAGTGCCCGAGGAGCTCGCGCTCCCGCCCCCGTTCGAGGACCGCGATGTTGTGTTCGAGGAACGCGATCGCGTCTCGATACTCGCCGCGCGCGTAGTACGTCTGGCCGAGATAGGTGTTGCTGCGCAGCTGGACGTCGAAGTCGCCGAGCGCGTCGGCGATCGCGAGCGCCTGTCGTCCGTACTCGATCGCGCGGTCGTGGTCGCCCATGAAACGGAAGTAATCGGCGAGCACGACCAGCACGCGTCCGAGCCGCCGCTGGTCGCCGAGGCTCCGGGCGAGACCTTCGGCGTCGCGCAGGCTCTCGACGATCCGCCCGAACTCGCCGAGCGGCTGGAGCGC from Candidatus Methylomirabilota bacterium encodes the following:
- a CDS encoding amylo-alpha-1,6-glucosidase, yielding MIRFGREIAGVLDLAERREWLCTNGLGGFASGTVAGSLTRRYHGLLVAALHPPLGRTLFAAKLDETAVYDGVARALATNRWADGAVDPQGFREIESFHLDGTTPVWVYAVGDALVEKRVWMEQGANTTYVRYRLLRGRVPVALELKALVNHRDLHAVTRGPGWRMAVTPVKHGLGVVAFEGARPLLILAEGATATAAHSWYEGYELPRERERGLPSRDDHLHAGTLSASLAPGAALTLVLSAEAAPSLDGDAAWRRREGHEARVLDGWRRARSAAREAPAWIAQLVLAADQFVVARAARSAGEADGTTIVAGYPWFGDWGRDTMIALAGLTLVTGRAEVARRILTTWARFVDRGLLPNRFPDAGRAPEYNTADATLWYVEAIRAYHAASGDDALLRELFPLLEDVVRQHRDGTRHGIKVDPADGLLAAGEPGVQLTWMDAKAGERVVTPRIGKPVEVNALWYNALRAMAAFARRLGKPAEPWDQAAARAQTGFERFWNPPAGCCYDVLDGPDGPDDALRPNQIFAVSLPESPLPRERQRGVVDACARHLLVSHGLRTLAPGHLRYRGRYAGSPEERADAYHQGPAWAWLLGPFALAHLRVHGDAAAARSFLAPLADHLTDYGLGSVAEIFDGDPPFAPRGTIAQAWSVAEALRAWHELG
- a CDS encoding DinB family protein codes for the protein MEEYARQPAAERLKRLARTPDELAAAIHGQSETNLSRRPDAKNWAAKEVVCHLRDTEELFMGRFALVAAMDDPKFPSLNPGTPDRWAEDRQYLRNDAAAALDAFRKRREESLAYLGTLGPDGWRRGGIHPQRGRMTIDDFVTLMAWHDDNHLDQLQRALAGKA